The following proteins come from a genomic window of Trifolium pratense cultivar HEN17-A07 linkage group LG4, ARS_RC_1.1, whole genome shotgun sequence:
- the LOC123919994 gene encoding uncharacterized protein LOC123919994, with amino-acid sequence MQNMFNLRVTHGVPLCLSGITNPLALSKEMEDHDRRRKAMRKQRSVHANQEKGTQRNNDDFVVDDQEDLNEILHQLSSTYLTGLSAKAA; translated from the exons atgcaGAACATGTTTAACCTTCGTGTTACTCATGGTGTTCCTCTCTGTCTCTCAGGAATCACCAACCCTCTTGCTCTTTCCAAAga GATGGAAGATCATGACCGTAGAAGAAAAGCTATGAGAAAGCAAAGATCAGTGCATGCAAATCAAGAAAAGGGTACTCAAAGAAACAATGATGATTTTGTGGTTGATGATCAGGAAGATCTGAATGAAATCTTGCATCAATTATCTAGTACTTATCTCACAGGTTTATCAGCAAAAGCTGCTTAA
- the LOC123919996 gene encoding LOW QUALITY PROTEIN: vicilin-like seed storage protein At2g28490 (The sequence of the model RefSeq protein was modified relative to this genomic sequence to represent the inferred CDS: inserted 1 base in 1 codon) has product MMTKITTLLFLLLLVGVTITMSEDEEKSSSKLFLMENSKSVVKTNAGEMRLFVNNDDKFLDRSMHIGLINMEPRSLFVPQYLDSNLIIFIRRGVAKLGFIYGDELEERRIQTGDIYVIPAGSVFYLVNIGEGQRLHVICSIDPSTSLGDTFQPFYIGGDNQQSILGGFGPTILETTFNESRAKIQRIFKKKQDGPIVFIDDSHSPSLWTKFLQLKKQAKVQKLKTLVQSQDEDEEQKQTSWSWRKLMESVLGKANNIENKDRADSPDSYNLYDRKPDFRNAYGWSSTLDGGDYSPLKIPDIGVFHVNLTAGSMMAPHVNPRASEYSIVLRGXRVQILFPNGSNAMETEIKVGDIFYIPRYFPFCQIASRNGPLEFIGFTTSSEKNNPQFLAGAASLLKTLLGPELAASFGVSEDTLRHVVDAQHDAVILSSTWAAPGGPGGGRGKKEEDVLHVETKGIEDVVMDVFE; this is encoded by the exons ATGATGACAAAAATAACTACCCTTTTGTTCTTATTGCTCCTTGTTGGAGTAACCATAACAATGtctgaagatgaagaaaaatcaTCAAGTAAATTGTTCTTGATGGAAAATTCTAAGAGTGTTGTGAAAACTAATGCAGGGGAAATGAGGTTGTTTGTAAATAATGATGATAAGTTTTTGGATAGGAGCATGCACATTGGTTTGATTAATATGGAACCAAGATCATTGTTTGTGCCTCAATATCTTGACTCCAATTTGATCATATTTATCCGTAGAG GGGTAGCAAAGTTGGGATTCATATATGGAGATGAACTAGAGGAAAGGAGAATACAAACAGGAGACATATATGTAATTCCAGCAGGTTCTGTATTCTATTTAGTGAATATAGGTGAAGGTCAGAGACTTCATGTTATTTGCAGCATTGACCCCTCTACAAGCTTAGGTGACACTTTTCAG CCTTTCTATATTGGAGGAGATAATCAACAATCAATCCTTGGTGGATTCGGACCGACTATTCTTGAAACCACATTTAAT GAATCAAGAGCAAAGATACAGAGAATCTTCAAGAAGAAACAAGATGGTCCAATTGTGTTCATTGATGATTCTCATTCTCCAAGCCTATGGACTAAATTCCTTCAACTGAAGAAGCAAGCCAAAGTACAAAAACTCAAGACATTGGTACAAAGccaagatgaagatgaagagcaAAAGCAAACAAGTTGGTCATGGAGGAAGCTCATGGAAAGTGTATTAGGAAAAGCTAACAACATAGAGAACAAAGACAGAGCTGATTCTCCTGACTCTTACAACCTTTATGACAGAAAACCCGATTTCAGAAATGCTTATGGTTGGAGCAGTACATTGGATGGTGGCGATTATTCTCCACTTAAAATACCTGACATCGGTGTTTTTCATGTCAATCTCACCGCG GGATCTATGATGGCACCACATGTGAATCCAAGGGCATCAGAGTATAGCATAGTATTGAGAG TAAGAGTCCAAATACTATTTCCAAACGGAAGCAATGCAATGGAAACAGAAATCAAAGTAGGAGACATATTCTACATACCAAGATACTTCCCTTTCTGTCAAATAGCATCAAGAAATGGACCATTAGAGTTCATTGGATTCACAACCTCATCGGAAAAGAACAATCCACAGTTTCTAGCAGGTGCTGCATCACTTCTTAAGACTCTTTTAGGACCTGAACTTGCAGCATCATTTGGTGTGTCTGAAGACACACTCAGACATGTTGTTGATGCTCAACATGATGCTGTTATACTTTCTTCAACATGGGCTGCTCCTGGTGGCCCTGGCGGTGGCAGGGGCAAAAAAgaggaagatgttttgcatgttGAAACTAAAGGTATTGAAGATGTTGTTATGGATGTTTTTGAATAG